A genome region from Macrotis lagotis isolate mMagLag1 chromosome 4, bilby.v1.9.chrom.fasta, whole genome shotgun sequence includes the following:
- the PRMT5 gene encoding protein arginine N-methyltransferase 5: MAAVAVGAPGCRVSSGRDLNCVPEVADTLGAVAKQGFDFLCMPVFHPRFKREFTQEPAKTRPGPHTRSDLLLSGRDWNTLIVGKLSPWICPDSKVEKIRRNSEVAMLQELNFGAYLGLPAFLLPLTQQDNTNLARVLTNHIHTGHHSSMFWMRVPLMAAEDLRDDIIGNEPLAHTEADTGEEKTWMWWHNFRTLCDYSKRIAVAIEVGADLPPNHIIDRWLGEPIKAAILPTSIFLTNKKGFPVLSKVHQRLIFRLLKLEVQFIITGANHHSEKEFCTYLQYLEYLSQNRPPPNAYELFAKGYEDYLQSPLQPLMDNLESQTYEVFEKDPIKYSQYQQAIYKCLLDRVPEEEKDTSVQVLMVLGAGRGPLVNASLRAAKQADRRVKLYAVEKNPNAVVTLENWQFEEWGSQVTVVSSDMREWVAPEKADIIVSELLGSFADNELSPECLDGAQNFLKDDGVSIPGEYTSFLAPISSSKLYNEVRACREKDRDPEAQFEMPYVVRLHNFHQLAEPQPCFTFNHPNRDPMLDNNRYCTLEFPVEVNTVLHGFAGYFETVLYQDITLSIRPETHSPGMFSWFPILFPIKQPITVHEGQTICVRFWRCSNAKKVWYEWAVTAPICSAIHNPTGRSYTIGL, from the exons ATGGCGGCGGTGGCAGTTGGGGCCCCCGGTTGCCGCGTGTCCAGCGGCCGGGACCTCAACTGCGTCCCAGAAGTAGCCGACACTTTGGGGGCCGTGGCGAAACAAGG CTTTGATTTCCTCTGCATGCCCGTGTTCCATCCCCGATTCAAGAGGGAGTTCACCCAGGAACCTGCCAAGACCCGTCCTGGGCCTCACACACGATCTGACCTGTTGCTGTCGGGACGGG ACTGGAATACACTGATTGTGGGAAAGCTGTCACCATGGATCTGTCCAGATTCCAAAGTGGAGAAGATAAGGAGGAATTCAGAGGTG GCCATGTTACAGGAGTTGAATTTTGGGGCATACCTGGGACTTCCAGCTTTCCTGTTACCTCTCACTCAACAGGATAACACAAACCTGGCCAGAGTCCTGACCAATCATATTCACACAGGCCATCATTCTTCCATG TTCTGGATGAGGGTACCCTTGATGGCAGCAGAAGACCTGCGGGATGATATCATTGGAAATGAACCTCTTGCACACACAGAGGCAGacactggagaagagaagacatggATGTG GTGGCATAACTTTCGCACCCTGTGTGACTATAGCAAGAGAATTGCAGTGG CTATTGAGGTTGGTGCTGACCTCCCACCCAATCACATCATTGATCGATGGCTTGGGGAGCCAATCAAAGCAGCCATTCTTCCCACCAGCATCTTTCTGACCAATAAGAAGGGTTTTCCTGTCCTTTCTAAAGTGCACCAGAGGTTGATCTTCCGTCTCCTCAAG CTGGAAGTACAGTTCATCATTACTGGTGCCAATCACCATTCAGAAAAGGAATTCTGCACCTACCTGCAGTATTTGGAATACCTAAGCCAGAACCGCCCACCTCCCAATGCCTATGAACTCTTTGCCAAGGGCTAtgaggactatctccagtcaccACTGCAG CCACTGATGGACAATCTGGAATCACAAACTTATGAAGTGTTTGAAAAGGATCCCATCAAATATTCTCAGTACCAGCAG GCCATCTACAAATGTCTTTTGGATCGTGtaccagaagaagaaaaggacaCCAGTGTGCA GGTGCTGATGGTTCTAGGTGCAGGCCGAGGTCCCCTGGTGAATGCTTCCCTCCGGGCTGCCAAGCAGGCTGATCGGAGGGTGAAGCTGTATGCCGTAGAGAAGAACCCCAATGCTGTGGTGAC GCTAGAGAACTGGCAGTTTGAAgagtggggcagccaggtgacagTGGTATCATCAGACATGCGAGAATGGGTGGCACCTGAGAAGGCAGACATCATCGTTAGTGAACTCCTTGGCTCCTTTGCAGATAATGAACTATCACCTGAATGCCTGGATGGAGCCCAAAACTTCCTAAAAG ATGATGGGGTGAGCATCCCAGGGGAGTATACTTCTTTTCTAGCTCCTATCTCCTCATCTAAGCTGTACAATGAAGTCCGGGCTTGTCGAGAAAAGGACCGAGATCCTGAG GCCCAATTTGAGATGCCTTACGTAGTTCGACTGCACAACTTTCACCAGCTGGCTGAACCCCAACCTTGCTTTACCTTTAACCATCCCAACCGAG ATCCTATGCTTGACAACAACCGGTACTGCACGTTGGAGTTTCCTGTAGAGGTGAACACTGTCTTGCATGGGTTTGCAGGCTACTTTGAGACTGTGCTTTATCAGGACATCACTCTGA GTATCCGTCCAGAGACCCACtctcctggaatgttctcctggtttccTATTCTGTTTCCTATCAAG CAGCCCATCACCGTGCATGAAGGGCAGACTATCTGTGTTCGATTCTGGCGATGCAGCAATGCCAAGAAGGTGTGGTATGAGTGGGCAGTGACGGCACCTATCTGCTCAGCTATTCATAACCCTACTGGTCGCTCCTATACCATCGGTCTCTAG